GTCGAAAACGCGGGCTATAATGATGGCACACACATTGGGGGTTCCATTTGATCTTGATGTGGTGATGGCACTGGCAAAGAAACATGATTTGTGGGTGGTTGAGGATAATTGTGATGCTCTGGGCTCGTTGTATCGCAATCAATGGACCGGTTCATTTGGCCACATTGCCTCGCATTCGTTCTATCCTGCGCATCACATTACGATGGGTGAGGGTGGATGTGTGGTTACCAATGACGATGAATTGGCCCGTATTGCCTGTTCTTATCGTGACTGGGGGCGCGACTGTTACTGTTCAGGAGGAGAGAACAATACCTGTGGGAAGCGGTTCAGTCAGCAATTCGGGACGCTTCCACTGGGCTATGACCACAAGTATGTTTACAGTCATATCGGATACAATTTGAAGGTGACTGATATGCAGGCAGCGATTGGCTGTGCCCAGCTCGGGAAGCTGGATGACTTTGTAATCCGGCGGAAAGCGAATTTTGCCACACTCTCAGTATTGTTAAAGCCGTTTGAAGATCGGTTGTTGCTTCCCAAGGCAACACCGAACTCGGATCCCTCCTGGTTCGCTTTCCCGATTACGGTGCGGCCGGATGCTGGATTCACTCGTAACGAGTTGACGCAATATCTTGAAAGCAAGAAGATAGAAACGCGTAACCTGTTTAGCGGTAATTTGTTGCGACATCCGGCGTTTGCCAATATCCCACATCGCGTCGTCGGGGATTTAAACAACACGGATATGATTACAACAAATACTTTTTTCATCGGTGTGTATCCGGGGCTTACCGTGGATCATATGAAGTACATGGCCGATATGGTTAAAAAGTTTATTAATTGATGTGTATTCATGTTTCGCCTACAATGCCTACATGAAAACGATGCAGTATACAATCAGGGGAATACCCGCACGCTTTGATGCGGTGGTGCGGCAAGAGGCAAAGGTTTCGCATCAATCAATGAATGCGATTTTACTTCAAGTTTTGGCGCGAGGGCTAAATTTAGGGACGGAGCCGATTCGATTTAATGATCTTGATGACCTGGCAGGCTCATGGGTGAAAGATCCGGAATTTGATAGGGCGATGGCTGACATGGATAAGGTTGATAAGGCGATGTGGCAATGAGAATTGCGATTGACACCAATGTTTACCGGGCTTTTTGTGAGGGACTGAGTTCTGCTGTTGAGCACTTTGCTCAGGCTGTTGAGATCCATATTCCTTATGTAGTCCTTGCGGAATTGAGGGCTGGCTTTTTATGCGGCACTGTGGCGAAGAAGAATGAGCGGATTCTAATTCAATTTCTTAATCGGCCACGCGTTAGAATTCTTTTGCCGGATGAGGCGACAACGCATCATTATGCGAGAGTATTCGCCCAGCTTCGTGCTCAAGGAACGCCAATCCCGACCAATGATATGTGGATTGCTGCGCTGGTGCTCCAGCACGATCTTCAGCTCTATTCGCGGGATAGTCATTTCGACAACCTCCCGCAGATTCCGAGATTGATCCTGTAAAACACTATTATGCCTACTCCTCGTAAAATGCGTTGCCAGGTTGAGCGGGTCATTGATCATGGTGACCATGTTTACACTGTTGACTTGAAACCCGACCGGCCAGTACAAGTATTCCGCCCGGGGCAGTTCCTTCACCTTGCCGTGGATGAATACGATCCCACCGGATTCTGGCCAGAGTCAAGGGTCTTCTCAATAGCTTCTTCGCCCGTGGATCGTAGCAAACTCACTATTATCTATTCAGTCAAAGGACAATATACCTCCCGTATGGAAAAGGAGTTATGTGTTGGTAAGGACGTGTGGGTCAAACTCCCGTATGGTGAGTTTGTGGTTGATGGCGGGAGTGATTCAGTTCTGATTGCCGGTGGAACTGGGATTACGGCGTTTCAAGCGTTTATTGAGGGGCTGTCTCCAGATCATCCCCATAAGGTTGTCTTGCTATATGGCGCCCGCCGCCCTGAGCTGTTACTTGGACAGAGGTTGACAGAGAAGAAGCGCGCGCAAGGAACGAACTTACAAGTGTTTTATTTTGTGGAGGAGACAAGCGCTGTTAAGTCAGTTGTTGCTGAGGCCTCGGGTGTAGTAGCCGCTGTCCCCAGCGGCATAGCGATAGAGAGGATGAAACCTGGTCGCATACACCTCGATGTTCTCAAGGATTGTTCCATGAGTGAATCTGCCATATATTATTTAGCTGGTCCTCCGCCCATGGTGTCTGCGCTTAGTAAAGAACTAGTTCATCAAGGTGTGCCGGAGGCCAGTATCAGAGTTGATGCTTGGGAGTGAAGAAGCGGTAAGACGTGAGACGTAAGACGTGAAATGTGAAACGTAAAATGTCGACATGGATATATAAAATAGATAATGGGAGAGCCATGAAAGCAGTTATACTTTGTGGGGGATTAGGGACTCGTTTGTCGGAGGAGACGACTCTGAAGCCCAAGCCGATGATTGAAATTGGTGGGATGCCAGTACTTTGGCACATTATGAAGATCTATGCGGCACACGGAATCAAGGAGTTTGTGCTGGCCCTTGGATATAAAGGGGATGTGATTAAAGATTTCTTCGTAAATTATCGATACCATTCCCGGAGTTTGACGGTCGAAATGCATCGCGGTCATATTGAGGTCCATCAGGCGGATAGCGATGATGACTGGACGGTCCACCTTTTGGATACGGGGCTAACCACGCAGACGGGTGGTCGACTCAAGCAGGCCGGGAAGTTTATTGGGAATGAGCCCTTTCTTGCGACCTACGGCGATGGGGTGACGAATCTCAATGTCGGTAAAGTCATTGAAGCTCACAAGAAAAGCGGAAAATTGGCTACATTAACGGCAGTACGGCCTCCTGCCCGTTTTGGCAGCATGGTGTTTGATGGAGATTTAGTCACCCGTTTTGAGGAGAAGCCGCAGGCGGGGGAAGGCTGGATCAATGGTGGGTTCTTCGTGCTGCAACCGGAGGTATTGGATTACATAGAGGACGACGATTCATTGTGGGAGCGTGATCCTATGGAGCGGTTAGCTGTTGCGGGTC
Above is a window of bacterium DNA encoding:
- the rfbH gene encoding lipopolysaccharide biosynthesis protein RfbH yields the protein MANPNELRAEILKLVEAYHAEKFQKKAPFTPGQDLVHYAGRVFDGDEMCKLVDSSLDFFLTAGRYSEEFEANFAEKLGVSNALLVNSGSSANLIALTTLTSPKLGHRRLKPGDEVITVAAGFPTTLAPILQNQLIPVFIDVNLGDYTAIPERIAEAIGSKTRAIMMAHTLGVPFDLDVVMALAKKHDLWVVEDNCDALGSLYRNQWTGSFGHIASHSFYPAHHITMGEGGCVVTNDDELARIACSYRDWGRDCYCSGGENNTCGKRFSQQFGTLPLGYDHKYVYSHIGYNLKVTDMQAAIGCAQLGKLDDFVIRRKANFATLSVLLKPFEDRLLLPKATPNSDPSWFAFPITVRPDAGFTRNELTQYLESKKIETRNLFSGNLLRHPAFANIPHRVVGDLNNTDMITTNTFFIGVYPGLTVDHMKYMADMVKKFIN
- a CDS encoding type II toxin-antitoxin system VapC family toxin; this translates as MRIAIDTNVYRAFCEGLSSAVEHFAQAVEIHIPYVVLAELRAGFLCGTVAKKNERILIQFLNRPRVRILLPDEATTHHYARVFAQLRAQGTPIPTNDMWIAALVLQHDLQLYSRDSHFDNLPQIPRLIL
- a CDS encoding FAD-dependent oxidoreductase; protein product: MRCQVERVIDHGDHVYTVDLKPDRPVQVFRPGQFLHLAVDEYDPTGFWPESRVFSIASSPVDRSKLTIIYSVKGQYTSRMEKELCVGKDVWVKLPYGEFVVDGGSDSVLIAGGTGITAFQAFIEGLSPDHPHKVVLLYGARRPELLLGQRLTEKKRAQGTNLQVFYFVEETSAVKSVVAEASGVVAAVPSGIAIERMKPGRIHLDVLKDCSMSESAIYYLAGPPPMVSALSKELVHQGVPEASIRVDAWE
- the rfbF gene encoding glucose-1-phosphate cytidylyltransferase, with the translated sequence MKAVILCGGLGTRLSEETTLKPKPMIEIGGMPVLWHIMKIYAAHGIKEFVLALGYKGDVIKDFFVNYRYHSRSLTVEMHRGHIEVHQADSDDDWTVHLLDTGLTTQTGGRLKQAGKFIGNEPFLATYGDGVTNLNVGKVIEAHKKSGKLATLTAVRPPARFGSMVFDGDLVTRFEEKPQAGEGWINGGFFVLQPEVLDYIEDDDSLWERDPMERLAVAGQLNSYRHEGFWQCMDTLRDVRLLESLWQEGKAPWKSW